The Streptococcus sp. 29896 genome includes a region encoding these proteins:
- a CDS encoding zinc-dependent MarR family transcriptional regulator translates to MSKLAHLIEVKLQEIILSSENHLEILVGACQSQETLTNTQEHILMLIENKSYTSSEIAKELGVSQAAITKAVKSLLAKDMLMGMRDEKDARIIRYQLTDKAKPIALEHAHHHELTIATYDEVLAAYSQEEQEIIGRFLTDLVGKIKK, encoded by the coding sequence ATGAGTAAGCTTGCGCATTTAATAGAAGTCAAATTACAGGAGATTATCCTGAGTTCTGAAAATCATTTGGAAATTTTGGTTGGGGCTTGCCAGAGTCAAGAAACGCTGACTAATACACAGGAACATATCTTGATGTTGATTGAGAATAAGTCATATACTAGTTCTGAAATCGCCAAGGAATTGGGGGTCAGCCAGGCTGCTATTACCAAGGCTGTTAAATCCTTATTGGCAAAAGATATGTTGATGGGGATGCGGGATGAAAAGGATGCACGTATCATTCGGTATCAGTTGACTGATAAGGCCAAGCCAATTGCTTTAGAACATGCGCATCATCATGAATTAACAATTGCTACTTATGACGAAGTTTTGGCTGCTTATAGCCAAGAGGAACAAGAGATTATCGGTCGTTTTTTGACTGATTTAGTTGGGAAAATTAAAAAGTAA
- a CDS encoding metal ABC transporter ATP-binding protein codes for MRYITVEDLSFSYEQEPVLEHIHYHLDSGEFVTLTGENGAAKSTLIRATLGILKPLSGTVVISDKSISGKKLRMAYLPQQIASFNAGFPSTVLEFVRSGRYPRQGWFRRLTAHDEEHVKKSLESVGMWDHRDKKLGSLSGGQKQRAVIARMFASDPDIFILDEPTTGMDSGTKDAFYKLMHHSAKKHGKAVLMITHDPDELSRYADRNIHLVRDQASPWRCFNVHDAELDTEVGHV; via the coding sequence ATGAGATATATCACTGTTGAAGACTTGTCTTTTTCATATGAACAAGAACCGGTCTTAGAGCACATTCATTATCATTTGGATAGTGGAGAATTTGTAACACTTACTGGAGAGAATGGAGCAGCAAAGTCGACTTTGATTCGTGCGACGCTGGGAATTTTGAAACCTTTGTCTGGCACTGTTGTGATTTCTGATAAGAGTATTTCGGGTAAGAAATTGCGGATGGCCTATCTCCCACAGCAGATTGCTAGTTTTAATGCTGGTTTTCCAAGTACTGTTTTGGAATTTGTTCGTTCGGGGCGTTACCCAAGGCAGGGTTGGTTTAGACGGTTGACGGCTCACGATGAGGAACATGTGAAGAAGAGTTTGGAATCAGTTGGTATGTGGGATCATCGAGATAAAAAACTGGGTTCACTGAGCGGTGGACAAAAGCAACGGGCTGTCATTGCTCGGATGTTTGCATCTGATCCGGATATTTTCATTCTGGATGAGCCGACTACTGGTATGGACAGTGGTACCAAGGATGCCTTTTATAAGTTAATGCACCATTCTGCTAAAAAGCATGGAAAGGCTGTTTTGATGATTACTCATGATCCTGATGAGTTGAGTCGGTATGCAGATCGTAATATTCACTTGGTTCGTGACCAGGCTTCACCTTGGCGTTGTTTCAATGTTCATGATGCGGAACTAGACACGGAGGTTGGCCATGTTTGA